Below is a genomic region from Candidatus Saccharimonadia bacterium.
GGAGACCTTGCGCGGTCAAATAAAATTCGTTTTTCGTTGCAGTCATAATATCCACTCCTTCTCGTCGCTAGCAGCTCACAAAAAGTGAAAAAAATCCCCGGGGTCAGCCCCGAGCTCCATGGTCTACTACGATAAGATTTAGTTCTTATGAGAATTCGTTTATTTTGTTACCCTATGTTCGCTCAAGCCCCGGCCATCGTCAAGTCCGAAGTCGGCCCACGGTGTGGATAACCGCTAGTGTTTCGCTCCTGCTCCCTGGGTAAAGTACCATTGCAGCGTTTCACGCGTAGCCGGAACGGCGTATTCGGCTCCCTCTCCCGATTTTTCCAGCAGCACCACCGTCACAATCTGGGGATCGTCATAGGGCGCAAACGCCTCAAACCACGAGTGCGGCGGCACGTTATTGGTCGGGTCTGTTTCGGCCGAACCCGTCTTGCCCGCCACCGCCACTGGCACATCGCGGTCCATAAAACAGCAAGCCGTACCCTTGGTCACCGTCTGCCGCATCCCCTGCCGCACCAAATTTAAATTTTGCGCCGAAATGAAATCTTTGCGAATCACTTCGGGCTTCACCGTACTCACCGTCTTGCCCGCCCCATCCTTGATCTCACTCACAAAATGCGGCACGAGCAACGATCCCCCGTTCGCAATCGCCGCCACCGCCGACGCCATTTGCAACGGCGACGTCAAAATATCACCCTGGCCCACCGCGATGTTGTAGGTGTCACCCGTGTACCACGGCAGCCCCGAGAATTTTTTCTTCCAATCCGGCGTCGGCACGCGACCGGCCGTTTCCCCCGGAATATCCACCCCCGTCTGCGCTCCCAGCCCAAAGAGCTGGTAATAATGCGTCAGCTTGTCGACTCCCAGATAATGAGTAAAATTGGTAAACCCACCCGCAATCGTATAAAAATAAATATCCGAAGACATCGCGATCGCCGAAAACAAATTCATGACCCCCAGCCCCGTATGCTCCCAACCTTTATAGATGTAATGGATGGTTTTGTCATACGGGTTCACCACATCGAGCTGCCCCGTATCGTCCACCGTCGTGTTAGGCGTTATAATGCCCTCTTGCAACGCCGCCGAAGCCCCCAGCGGCTTAATAATCGAGCCTGATGCATAGGCTCCCGACACTACCTTGTTAAACAATGGTTGCGCCGGATCGTTTTTGAGCTTGTCATAATCAGCCACCGAAATACCGCGGCTAAAGAGATTATTGTCATAACTCGGCAGCGACACCGCCGCCAGCACCTCGCCCGTCTTGGGATTAATAGCCACCCCCGACGCCCGCTTCGCGCCCGCTAGCGTCATTTGCTTGCCGATCGCCTCCGCAAATTTGCGCTCCAGCGCCATGTCGACCGACAGCACCAAATTATTACCAGGCACCGCCTCACGACTAGCCAGCACCCGGATCGGGCGACCGAGCGCGTCTACTTCGGTGCGCTCACCGCCGTTCGTACCGCGCAGCTGACCCTCGTAGCGCTTCTCGAGCCCGAGCTTACCGATCAGGTCGGTGGGGCCATAGCCGGGATCTGCCACCACCTCATCGCTATTTACCCGGCCGGTATAGCCCAAAAACACCGATAGCAGATTGTCGTCGCTATACTCGCGGATCGGGTTCACATCGAGCGCAAACCCCGGCAAGGTGGTTGAGGATTGCTCCACGAGCAAAGCCGCGTCGCGGGGCACGCCGCTGCTCACAAGCTCCGCCACCGGACTGCGCATACACGCCGGGTCGTGATTCTTGCACACCGCCTCAGTCTTGGCCTGTACGTCGGCGGCACTCATGCCAATCATCGCGCCTATGCGTGCGTACTCCGCCTGGCGAGCCGCTGCGTCATCCGGCAGCAGCTGCGGCACCACCGTCACATCGTAGCTGGCCTGATTGCGCGCCAGCACCACACCCGCCCGATCGTAGATCATGCCGCGCGGCGCCCGCGCCACCCGCTCACGAATCCGGTTGCCATTGGCCAGCGCCAGGTTAGCATTGCCGGCCAACACCTGGAGGCTAAACAGCCGCAAACCCAAGATCGCAATCGCCACCAGCCCCACCAGTCCAAACACCATCAGCGGCCGTCGGCTGGTAGCCCCCTCGGGAGCTTCCATCTGCACATCGGCCGGCAAAATCGCCTCGCTCCACTCCTCGTGGCGCGAAATGTTGCGGCTCAGACGCAAACCTTCGCGTCCCGCTCCCCCCTCCAAAAAACCAAATATCGACTTGCGCACCTAGCCCCCCGACTCAGCCTGCCGCTCACCGCCCACCAGCATTCGCACCACCGGGCGCAGCAGTATCGTTAAGGTCAAGTTTATCACAAGCTCCACCACCAATCGGCCGCCCCAGGTCCCGAGCGACCAATGCCCCGTTCCCCGCGCCAAGCCGATCCAAATCACGAGCGCAATCAGTATCGTTCCCATACCCACCATCACCAGCGCTACCGGCACCTGCTCCAGCTCAATACCTGCCCGATGCAACATGCCGCTCGCCAGCGCCACCAGCATAAATATTCCCGTCCATAAGCCAAAATTTGCCCCACTCGCTAAATCCAGAATCACCCCGCCCAACACTGCCAACGCCAGCGCCTCGCTCGTCACTACCTGCAGCGCCACCAATGTCAGCCCCACCAGAGCCAGATTCGGCACCACTCCGAGCGGCCGCAAAGCCGGCAAGATACTTAGCTGCAACACCACCGCCAGCCCCACCAAGCCAATCGCCCACAGCCGCCTCATAGGCCAAGCACCACGTACACAAAGCGCAAACCAGTCACCCGAAACTCCGTTTCCACCGCCGCCGACTGAAATACCACATTCGACCGCGTATTTATCGACTGCACCTTGCCAATCAAAATCCCTGGCGGAATTTGCCCGCCCAGCCCGGCGGTGGTCACGCTATCACCCGGCTTGATAGTATCCGTCTGGCCAATCTCGTCGAGCACCAAGCCGTTCCCCAGTTGACCACGCAAAATCCCCGTGGCGCTGGTATCCTGATCTTTGGCCGCCAGCTTAAATTCCGGATCGGTCACGAGCATGATCCGCGCAGTAGTGGCCTGCACATCCGCAATGGTCCCGATGAGCACCCCCTGCGAAGTCACCGCCATGCCCACCGCCACCCCCGCCTGCGCGCCCTTGTTGATCGTCACAAACTGACGGTACGAATCAGGCGCAAACAGCACCACTTCGGCCGCCGCCTGACGAGGCGCGCCCGCCACCTCCAAGCCCAACTGCTTACGCAGCAGTTCGTTATCACTCCGCGTCTCGGCGTCGTCCGCCAACCGCTTGCGCAAATCAGCGTTTTCGTGCTCCAGCCGCGTATTGTCGCGCGCCAGCGAGCTCACGCGCGACAGATTGGCCACAGCCTCACTCGCCGTCGCACCCGCCGCGCTAAAGCCCCGCGCCACCGGCGCAATCGTGTGGTCAAACACCCATCGCAGCGGCCCAATCCGGTCGGTTACACCGCCAATCACGAGCAGCGCGCCCAACCCCGCCACGATAATTATTCGCCGGTTTGCCCTCGATCTGTTCATTACGACCGCGGAATCTTACCGTATTGCGTCGGCACCAGCACTTCTTTGAGCGCATCGATGTCTTCGAGCACCAGGCCCGTCCCCCGCGCCACGGCGGTGAGCGGATCCTCCGCCACGTGCACGGGCATCTTGGTCTCGCGCTGCAGCGTAGTATCGAGCCCCTTGAGCAACGCGCCGCCGCCGGCCAAAATAATTCCTCGGTCCATGATGTCGGCCACCAGCTCCGGCGGCGTCTCCTCGATCGTAATCTTCACCGCCTCCACAATCTCGCGCACGCTACGGCTCAGCGCCGCCCGCACCTGCTCGGGTGTCACCATGATCTCTTTGGGTAGTCCCGTCACCAGATCACGCCCCCGCATCGGCATGGGCCCCAGCCCGTCCACCTCCCCCGCCGAGCCGATCGCAATCTTAATATTTTCGGCCGTGCGCTCACCAATCTGCAGGCTAAACTGCTCCCGGGCGTACTGAATAATATCGTCACTGAGTTCATCACCAGCAATTCTAAGACTTCGCGAAGCCACAATTCCCCCTAATGAAATAATTGCCACCTCTGTCGTGCCCCCGCCGATGTCCACAATCATGCTCCCGGCCGCATCCTGAATCGGCAGCCGACTCCCAATCGCCGCCGCCAT
It encodes:
- the mreC gene encoding rod shape-determining protein MreC — translated: MNRSRANRRIIIVAGLGALLVIGGVTDRIGPLRWVFDHTIAPVARGFSAAGATASEAVANLSRVSSLARDNTRLEHENADLRKRLADDAETRSDNELLRKQLGLEVAGAPRQAAAEVVLFAPDSYRQFVTINKGAQAGVAVGMAVTSQGVLIGTIADVQATTARIMLVTDPEFKLAAKDQDTSATGILRGQLGNGLVLDEIGQTDTIKPGDSVTTAGLGGQIPPGILIGKVQSINTRSNVVFQSAAVETEFRVTGLRFVYVVLGL
- a CDS encoding rod shape-determining protein gives rise to the protein MINRLLGLLSHDIGIDLGTANTLVYVRGKGIVINEPSVVAVNVKTKQVLAIGDEAKKMVGKTPASIVATRPLVDGVVSDFEVTEQMLKYFINKVHKETYAIFPRPRVVVGIPSGVTEVEKRAVEDAATNAGARQTFLIEEPMAAAIGSRLPIQDAAGSMIVDIGGGTTEVAIISLGGIVASRSLRIAGDELSDDIIQYAREQFSLQIGERTAENIKIAIGSAGEVDGLGPMPMRGRDLVTGLPKEIMVTPEQVRAALSRSVREIVEAVKITIEETPPELVADIMDRGIILAGGGALLKGLDTTLQRETKMPVHVAEDPLTAVARGTGLVLEDIDALKEVLVPTQYGKIPRS
- the mrdA gene encoding penicillin-binding protein 2 — protein: MRKSIFGFLEGGAGREGLRLSRNISRHEEWSEAILPADVQMEAPEGATSRRPLMVFGLVGLVAIAILGLRLFSLQVLAGNANLALANGNRIRERVARAPRGMIYDRAGVVLARNQASYDVTVVPQLLPDDAAARQAEYARIGAMIGMSAADVQAKTEAVCKNHDPACMRSPVAELVSSGVPRDAALLVEQSSTTLPGFALDVNPIREYSDDNLLSVFLGYTGRVNSDEVVADPGYGPTDLIGKLGLEKRYEGQLRGTNGGERTEVDALGRPIRVLASREAVPGNNLVLSVDMALERKFAEAIGKQMTLAGAKRASGVAINPKTGEVLAAVSLPSYDNNLFSRGISVADYDKLKNDPAQPLFNKVVSGAYASGSIIKPLGASAALQEGIITPNTTVDDTGQLDVVNPYDKTIHYIYKGWEHTGLGVMNLFSAIAMSSDIYFYTIAGGFTNFTHYLGVDKLTHYYQLFGLGAQTGVDIPGETAGRVPTPDWKKKFSGLPWYTGDTYNIAVGQGDILTSPLQMASAVAAIANGGSLLVPHFVSEIKDGAGKTVSTVKPEVIRKDFISAQNLNLVRQGMRQTVTKGTACCFMDRDVPVAVAGKTGSAETDPTNNVPPHSWFEAFAPYDDPQIVTVVLLEKSGEGAEYAVPATRETLQWYFTQGAGAKH